The Pygocentrus nattereri isolate fPygNat1 chromosome 1, fPygNat1.pri, whole genome shotgun sequence genome window below encodes:
- the trim35-12 gene encoding E3 ubiquitin-protein ligase TRIM39, with the protein MPLRPRASSQPGMSAVHLSPKVTAVLRPRALTSSSRAAVEDQLSCPVCCEIFADPVVLRCSHSFCRACLHQFWSKKGTKRDCPVCRKRCSLTEPTVSLVLKNVCDTLVQEQMGLATNGLGGAATTNGASRPPDLCPAHKEPLKLFCQDDEELLCCVCHTSKKHQGHRMCPMEEAALDLKAELKKELVPMKKNLRRLYEAKQEHDDVTVHIKNQRQQAEKQIREEFTEIRQFLEKEEAARLARLAEEEEEKKQLMKKRTDYITRDILTFSHAVKAIDDEIANVDSQFLQHYKLIKKRTQLTFVEPEKVPAALINVAKYVSSLKFSVWEKMQAMVEYTPVTLDPNTAYPCLSLSRNLTSVSNTGVMQKLPDNPERFNHFVFVLGSEGFASGRHAWEVMVGENNDWVIGVVKESISRKGKISGGPEGGSWNIARSDGRYTAMTAPPTQLNISGHLERVRVKLDYEAGEVSFSNPLDLTPIYTFTDHFRERMFPFFCPGANINGSNPGPLKICPVKVAVWNSISW; encoded by the exons ATGCCCTTAAGACCCAGGGCTTCCTCCCAACCTGGGATGTCTGCTGTGCATCTCAGCCCCAAAGTGACGGCGGTCCTTCGACCCCGCGCCTTAACCTCCAGCTCTCGGGCAGCCGTGGAGGACCAGCTATCATGCCCTGTGTGCTGTGAGATCTTTGCAGACCCCGTTGTGCTCCGGTGTAGCCACAGCTTCTGCAGGGCCTGTCTGCACCAGTTCTGGAGCAAGAAGGGGACCAAGCGCGACTGTCCTGTCTGCAGGAAGAGGTGCTCACTGACTGAGCCCACGGTCAGCCTGGTGCTGAAGAATGTCTGTGACACCCTTGTGCAGGAGCAGATGGGACTGGCCACCAACGGATTAGGAGGTGCTGCCACCACCAATGGTGCATCCAG GCCTCCTGACCTTTGTCCTGCTCACAAAGAGCCACTCAAACTCTTCTGTCAGGATGATGAGGAGCTGCTCTGTTGTGTGTGTCACACGTCCAAGAAGCACCAGGGCCACCGCATGTGTCCCATGGAGGAGGCTGCGCTTGACCTCAAG GCAGAGTTGAAGAAAGAACTTGTGCCCATGAAGAAAAACCTCCGGCGCCTTTACGAGGCCAAGCAGGAGCATGACGACGTTACTGTACACATCAAG AACCAAAGGCAGCAGGCTGAGAAACAGATAAGGGAGGAGTTTACAGAGATAAGGCAGTTCTTAGAAAAAGAAGAGGCAGCAAGGCTGGCTCGGCTGgccgaggaagaggaggagaagaagcagcTGATGAAGAAGAGGACGGATTACATCACGCGTGACATTCTCACGTTCTCTCATGCCGTCAAGGCAATAGATGATGAGATCGCTAACGTTGATTCCCAGTTTCTGCAG CATTACAAGCTCATAAAAAAGAG GACTCAGTTAACATTCGTTGAACCAGAGAAGGTTCCAGCTGCTCTAATCAATGTGGCCAAGTATGTGAGCTCTCTGAAGTTCAGCGTGTGGGAGAAAATGCAGGCCATGGTGGAATATA CTCCTGTGACTCTGGACCCCAACACAGCCTACCCCTGCCTGTCCCTATCCAGGAACCTGACCAGCGTGAGCAACACCGGGGTCATGCAGAAGCTGCCTGATAACCCGGAGCGCTTCAACCactttgtgtttgtgcttgGATCTGAGGGTTTCGCCTCGGGCCGCCATGCTTGGGAGGTAATGGTGGGGGAGAACAACGACTGGGTCATTGGTGTGGTGAAGGAATCGATATCCAGGAAGGGCAAAATCTCAGGAGGTCCCGAGGGAGGCTCCTGGAACATAGCTCGGTCAGACGGCCGCTACACGGCCATGACGGCTCCGCCAACACAGCTGAACATAAGTGGTCATCtggagagagtgagggtgaaGCTGGATTATGAGGCTGGAGAGGTCAGCTTCTCCAACCCTCTGGACCTAACGCCCATCTACACcttcactgaccactttagaGAGAGGATGTTTCCATTTTTCTGCCCCGGGGCAAATATCAACGGCAGTAATCCAGGCCCTCTGAAGATCTGCCCAGTTAAAGTGGCGGTGTGGAACAGCATCTCCTGGTGA
- the gipc1 gene encoding PDZ domain-containing protein GIPC1, with protein MPLGLGRRKKASPLVENEEAEPIRAGLNVPGLDGLDGGGVGLSEGATQEGLPPPPTNLRPRLIFHTQLAHGSPTGRIEGFSNVRELYAKIGEAFGIPPAEVMFCTLNTHKVDMDKLLGGQIGLEDFIFAHVKGQRKEVEVFKGEDALGLTITDNGAGYAFIKRIREGSIIHQIQVINVGDMIESINGQILIGCRHYEVAKMLKELPKGKNFVLKLVEPLKAFDMISQRTGGRSGSGVQLGTGRGTLRLRSKGPATVEELPSAFEEKAIEKVDDLLESYMGIRDSELAATMVELGKDKKNPDEFAEALDETLGDFAFPDEFVFDVWGAIGDAKVGRV; from the exons ATGCCACTTGGTTTGGGACGAAGGAAGAAGGCGTCTCCACTGGTGGAAAATGAAGAGGCAGAGCCCATCCGTGCTGGTCTTAACGTGCCTGGACTGGATGGACTCGATGGTGGTGGTGTAGGACTCTCTGAGGGTGCGACACAGGAAGGCCTGCCGCCCCCACCTACTAATCTTCGCCCTCGCCTGATTTTCCACACCCAGCTGGCACACGGCAGCCCCACAGGCCGCATAGAAGGATTCAGTAATGTCCGTGAGCTTTATGCCAAGATTGGAGAAGCATTTGGGATTCCTCCTGCAGAG GTCATGTTTTGCACACTGAACACTCACAAAGTGGACATGGACAAACTCCTCGGTGGCCAGATTGGCTTGGAGGACTTCATTTTCGCTCATGTGAagggtcagaggaaagaagtaGAAGTTTTTAAGGGTGAGGATGCTCTTGGACTCACAATCACTGACAATGGAGCTGGCTATGCGTTCATTAAG AGAATAAGGGAGGGCAGTATCATTCACCAAATCCAGGTCATCAACGTTGGAGACATGATTGAGTCGATCAATGGTCAGATACTCATTGGCTGTCGACACTATGAGGTTGCCAAGATGCTCAAAGAATTGCCCAAGGGGAAGAACTTTGTCTTGAAGCTGGTGGAACCATTGAAGGCctttg ATATGATTAGTCAGCGGACTGGGGGACGCTCAGGCTCTGGGGTTCAGTTGGGCACTGGCAGAGGAACACTACGCCTGAGATCCAAAGGACCAGCAACAGTAGAGGAACTG CCTTCAGCGTTTGAGGAAAAGGCTATTGAAAAGGTTGACGATCTGCTGGAGAGTTACATGGGTATAAGAGACAGTGAGCTTG CTGCTACGATGGTGGAGCTGgggaaagacaaaaagaacCCAGATGAGTTTGCTGAGGCCTTGGACGAGACTCTTGGAGATTTCGCCTTCCCGGATGAATTTGTATTTGACGTGTGGGGAGCCATTGGTGATGCGAAGGTCGGTCGGGTCTAG